In Sesamum indicum cultivar Zhongzhi No. 13 linkage group LG1, S_indicum_v1.0, whole genome shotgun sequence, the sequence aatgaattctCATGATTagttctataaatttttttaaaaatatctcatTTGTAATTCtttcatcatattttattaatattttaataaaaatttatatgataacTTTTCCGATCTTCAAGTGCACGAGACGAAAAATACTACTTACCCAACAACACATGTAGAAGCAAGAATTTGAGGGGGGTGGGAAGATGCATTATAGGAGTAATGGGGAAGTGGTGGGTGTGGGGGTGGGGTTTTGTCAGAAAGCGCAGTTGAGTGCTTTGTCctctccttctccttctccttctcctcACACTAACAAAAGTGtgcaaatacaaaaattaaagttgtaaCTGATGGGATTTCACATGTTTGCAGGCCCACAGAATCCCACAGTTTTTACCActttttctcctcttctttttccttttactctttttcttgccatctttttttgtataaacatTTACACTCAACCGACACTGCTGCTGCAACTATTTCATGACGAGGAGTAAAGTTTCATATATTATGAATGAGTTTGTTCTTAAAGTTTCGGTAGATTAATACTATCAATTTTggctaaataatataatataaaagtttagattttgattacttttattaatatttgttgtgGTCTTAACgattactaaaatatttgttatgatctttaatcataatcaaattatcgctattattttaatcttacttaatgaaaaatagTTGATAGCTATTATATAATCgtggttaattatttttaatggtGGGGTcgagattaatatatgaaaataatagagcttatacataatatttgaaccaagattaaatttattaatttaataatattttttattttttagtttgaggggttatttgttcatttcttACTTCCTTCCGATCAAACATGATAGGAAGGTGAAAAGCACAATATTCACTTATTATTCATTgacaaattttacaatattgGTCAAGAGACTTAAGAAAATTGTGAGGTCATGGTGTATTTTTAGACATAATCGTGTCTTGATTCATATGTATAAAAGGAAGctggtaaattttatttgaaatcaattattttttaaatttatcaacgtttccatttatttaatgtttgcATAGGAGGTCCAATTTTGGCTGCCCCGGCAAATGGAGGTCTTTGTCTTCGATGATTACTTCATAAAGAAGGTCGACGGTGGCTAGAGCGACTTGAGAACTGCGAAAATTGAggtaagttttattatattattattttttttttgtttttttcatttttttgctttttcaacTAAATATTTGCAAAGCCACATAACATTAATGACAAAACAACACACATAATTTTGAGACGACAAATCGTCACTTTGCGTCCCAAATTTTATTCTCAACCAAACAATTACACCGTTCCAAATCGCATTTTAAATGTCTTTGCAAATGTTAATAACCTTGTTCGttgaaatgataattatttgcGACGCTTTTGTATTCTGTTGCAACGTACACTGCATCAGATTCCCTTTTCCATCGCTATAGTTCCATCGCTATAGTTCCATCACAACTTTTTGACTGTCGCAAATTTCGttgcaaaatttaaattctaacaaatttctcaaaaaagtTATGGCAAAATGTGGTCGCTAAAACcctgttttcttttgtttctttttctttatagttGGTGTTGAATGTCAAGTGTagacaattatttttgtgtaatgtGTAGGGTTAAACTCATTTTTCCCCATATAATGTAAGGGTAGTATTAGAAATATTCatctattattaaaaactttagATATTCCCCTAagtttgagattttttttgggaatacattgttcaatttcttctttattgaaaaaaaattctttaatgTCGATTTTTTATATGGACAATatagtattaaaatttagggtaaattataatgacatCCTTTgaagtttggcataattatgaatactttttattgtttgaaaaattaccaatatccCTTGATTTTAACGATTGTTTAACAATTAGCCAAAttcgttaggttttcatttattttttttgtgctaaattgaccaaaatgccttatgaattaaaaattatattttttaatttttaattttttttattttcttatggaCTAAGTagatactttttttataatttttaaaaatatttcatcctcccatttgattttttataattttttttaaataaagaatacaataagggtaaagttgacaatttcatactttcatccaagaattatataatttcatcaaacatcagggactattcgtaattatgacaaatttcatgAAAGGTCGTTGTAATATACCCTTAATtttatagtatagatatatcaagctaatatttgaatatgatattatataattaatagtccctatatataattaattgggtgatatatatatatatatatatatattacatgtgATCTCCACATGTAATACGTATGtatatagagaatattagAGGGTTAGATTGATGATCCGACATACATACAATTCTCTactaaaaatagttaattgaCTGACTGACTGACTAATAAATGTCTCAAAGCTCAATTAAATAGATTCTTCATAGGAATTGTTGTCGTTTTTCAGACCTTTCACATACATCTATGATCTATACCACCACCAACAATAAACAATTATTCGCCTCACCTCctactataattataatattcatcTTTACTCAACccaattctcaaattataaaaaatttacgtctaattacatcaaacttcaAGGGAGGAAAGTATTATTATCCctaaatatacttataattgattaaacttttagTGACTGTGAACgcaattgttattattataataataataatagaccGACATATATAGATCtaggaattaaatttatgGAGAAGGTAAAAGCAGTGCCTGTgactatttataatataaataatgctgactaaaaataatcaagcttaattaattaaaacccAAATTCCAAGGCATGTTCGTCATAGACAAGATGAATGATCAATGGTTCATAGTTGTTGGCTTAGAAGGCAAAAGGGTTTCCACTTTAACCAAGAAGACACATAGTCAAACTTTGTGGAAATATGCATaatatttggttttgtttttaatttattttggagtgttttgtggagatagagagaaaaaaataaaaataaataagtataagttagagatagtgtgtgtgtttggatttatttttggagataacataaaataaatatggtatgtttgatgttgggtagtgggaaacaaaaagtaccgttcattgtcaaattatgtctcttttatatatatttatatgtatatgtatattttgtagacaaaaaattattaaaatactgTTTTAAAATGATGCAAAATACACCTAAAACTGGCAAACTATTTCAGCCCATCTCACAGATGGGccaaaattaaaaccaaacatagtgatgGGTTTTCACTTTTACTTATTAGggctaaattacattttccgTCTCTATATTTTgggtcaaaattaattttgtcccGTAAATTTTTTGAGGATGATTTTGATCCATAACTTTTTATGGTTTTGgtccaataattaaaattgagtttAAAAACTTAAGAtaagaaggaaataaatggacCAAAAtcgtaataatttataaaaattaagaaccAAATTCTATGAATTTGTAAAAGTTATGAACCAAAATCAAAAGTTTAGAAACCAAAATCGATTTAGACCTAGAGGCCAAAAGTGTAATTGACCCCCACTTATTAGTATCCTATGACTATTTTGagttctttcttctctttattAACGGCTACGAACCAATTATAAACCAAGCCTTTTTaccctttttctctttgttaaCGTCACTAGACGaggatattattaaatatttaagtaattaaaattgttaagaaaaatattaatgataaagaATAAGTGATGATTTtagaattatcatttattgtgttataaaataatttatagaagtttttatgtttattacattatcacttaatatatctttttagtTATAACTTTAACAGcgtgaattaatattttagcattaacattatattatatatagacaaaATCCAACAACAATCATCAAGAAATATCACTTCAAACTGATGGACAATTGAGTGGAAACTTGTCAATTAAACCTAGCTCAATTGGTGAAATTGAAATCTCATGACATGACTCAAAGTCATGGGTTCAAACTCTATAAATGTGtggaatattattatatttttataatagttagaaataattacaccTCTCTCTTATGAGGTTTGacaaaattacacatagattccttgtggtttgaaaaattacatctaacacccttgaagtttgcttccgtctaacaaataagttcctccataagtcaaaattaatagtaagtgttgatttgaattatttgatattaactATTAGTATAcgattatcataattattagtatatgtatatttaatattgatttgcttaaaaaataataatttatggcttttaaggaaaaaaaaaaaagaaaaaaagagtgaAAACTTTTGTgctatttatttggataataaaatagatttttgAATTGGTAAAAATGTAGCATgtattaatacataaaaaatgaagagtTGTCTCTAAAAAACTGTACTTGATATAAATGATTAGTGCAATAGAATTCGGGACAACAATCATAACATTATCTcttacaacacaaaaaatgaaataagattCGGCGTAGGTTTTAGCCGAAAACggtgacatatatatatatatatatataggttggGTTGTGTAGGGACACAATTAATACATGCATGGTTTGGACAACATTTGGATTGTAATATATCCTCCCGTGACAATGTTTTTGCCTTACCAAACACCAAATTCCAGCCCTAAGTAaccattcttcttcttttttagtttttatttttgaaataattcttGTTCTCTAGAAATCATGATCGATCACatgagatttaattaatattaaaagggTTTGGCTTCAAGAATTCATGACTTTTACCAGGATTTTCAGGTGTATGTGATGATTCATTTGATTTCTTGAGAGGGCGAGTTTGGTGATTATGAGTCAAATTAAGGTTCAATtgtaattaagaatatatattaattttgatccaacTCTTAATTACCATCAATGTTTGAACACCGTAAGAAATACTACTTTCTtacaaagaataaataaaataaaataaaagacagaGTACGTACTTactctattatatttaattgtatctttaaaataaatgaaaacaattttgaaaacgACAGTTTGGCTAAATTACaaagttgtaattatatatatttaaatagaattaGAATAGTGGAAGGAGAGGACAAGATGTGCAACACCCTCTtctccaataaaataaaattactaatattggATCCTGATGATGCTGACATTCCAATAATTCATACCAACACGGGTTCACAGTGGTGCGTCCAGAAATCAACCactacaacaaatatataacttttcaTTATCACTCTATtcctaataaatattaattattatttttatttttgcaaatgagactaaattatttattattgttaaaaattatattctagcattaatttatttgattataattaaaaaaatattgatttactataatttttaaattgcattCATTACAACGTAGGGAataatcgatttatttttatgtatgaaTGCAAATATGAGTGTAGTATGTTGTTTCATTGTGTAATTTGATGGATTTCTGATTAATATGGaactttaaattaaagaatCGAATAATTTACTTGTCAACAATGTGAAAAAGCCCAATATTGAGTGGGCTTTGGCTCATCTGGCTTATGGGTTCAAACAGTTGGGTTGAGAGCCCATGTAACTTTTAAGTTCCTTTGACTGGGCTCAACTCTTTCGGCCTCTTCCATaactttgaagaaaaatttaccTGTAAGCCTAACTTCCCCCCTGAAACTGTCGGCAACTTTAATGCAAACCATCGACACTAACAAGGGACCTGGGCAATTAAGCGGATTGCAAGAAAACCTTGTGCTACAAATCACCGCTTCCAATGGGGACTGCACCATGTTTGATTTCAACAACGCCAAAGGTTCCTCGCCACCGCCACCGTCACTGCTCCCAAGCCTCAAGATTTTGTGAAACTATTCTTCAGCAGAGTCCCAACAGTTGGCTTAATGAGCGAAATCACAatccaaaattacatttacatgcTTTGACGAACCCTGAAACTGTAGCATTCTCTGACAGCACAGTGGTCGGCGAATGGGCCGAAAAGTATGTGATCTCGGGATCCAATTATCTTTCCAAACACCAATATCCCCACCCTGAACACCTACTGTGTAGCCATTATGCTCCTGCAAGTATACGACGGATTACAACACCCCATCCTTGCCAAAAGAAATCCCACCGTCAACACACAGGATAACAAGGTTTCCTGCTTATCAATAAGCCGTCGTGCTTGCTTTGTAAGAAGAGCAAGATTGAGTTGTGCAGATTACGAACCCCCATTCCCCTTTGGTGTTTCCGAACATACAATTTTGACCAAGATCGTATTATGGTACTAGTCTGTGTATTTCATGGTTTCACACAAGTTTATGAAGATAACTCAAagataattgatttttcaaaagatatatAACAACTCGTTGTATTTACTTATTACATAACCCTTTCTTATCCATTGATTCAGTTAAAAGTTTGATTTTCCTATCCACAGCTTGTGCCCACACTTGGCATAATTCAGAAACTGGAAACTATTAATTCTTGTTGCCATCTCAAAAATAGCAATTTCTatgttaaaaatatgttttctgGTAATTTTCTACACCGATTGTATGAACAACtattacactttttttattttaaatcttgaaaaaggaataattacaccatTTCTCCTGATATTTGGTTTAACTATtcataaactttaaaaaactATGTCTAATATCCTTTACAATtattccatctaacaaataaattcgtcattaataaaaattcaacgaatttactaattaaccaaaaaaattgaacgaaaatcatttattactaatttattcgaattaaataaatatttttcaacaaaaccACTGTTGTTAACGGTCAAAATATAACTCCCACATgcatgcattaaaatatgaagacgtataaaattaattattaaaaaaatttaacttataatagatcaatgaaaattgatcacgaatcaatataaatttgcattcgtatcttttattaatattagcaaatttgatatttttatcaatttttctactaatataactaaataaaaataaaaataattaaatataagttttcaGATTACATCGGCCTACTTATAATAAGGGAGGTGTAATCATCCCTTGAAAAGTGAAATATACAcctttttgttatattatgcACAAACTGTAATCATCTATATCCCAACGTAATCTAACTTAGCAATCTAACAACGGAATAAAACATGAATAGACTGaacaatttcaatttattaattgacgcagagaaatttatcataaagtCCAAATCACCACTAATCCCGAACAACAAttgtccaaaataaaaaaagctgCCCTAATATCATCGATCGAGACGGCATCGTACCTCAGTTCTTGGTCATCATCTTCCTAAACTCATCAAAGCTGACGAATCCGTCGCCGTCGGAATCAACGGACCTGATCATCTCGCTGCAGTCATTCACGGAGCAGCGTTCGCCGAGGCGCGTGAGGATAAGGTGGAGCTCGGTTTTGGAGATCTGGCCGTCGTGGTCCTGGTCGTAGAGATCGAACGCCTCCCTCAGCTCCTTCTCACTGTTTCCTCCTCCGGAGGGGTCGGAATCGGCGCTGCAGAAGACGGCGAACTCCTCGAGGCTGATGAAGCCATCTTTGTCGGTGTCGATCTCTTCCATCATGCGGGCGACTTCGTCGGCGGAGGTTTCGGATCCTAGGGCCTCGATCACTCCCCCGAGCTCATCAGAAGAGATCTTGCCGTCGCCGTTGGCGTCGAATCGGTCGAAAACTCTCTTCACTTCTTCCATGTTCTGGAGGCATAGCGAGGGCATCGAAATTGCGTTTTGGTTAGCTGCCATTGTATGATTTCTTCTCCTTtccttgtgtgtgtgtgtgtgtttctttgAGTTCTGTTTTTTCTGTTGAGAGCGATAGAAATTTATATAGGGAAAAAAGCAGCGGCGTAAATGAAAGTGCAAGGAAACCGTGGTTGTGCGTGTGTACATGTACGGTAATTATCGTcatgatatatatttctttaaatatagttaatcttttttgtatttaattaatcattattttatttaattacatttattgataaattattaataattaatattaaaaatgaatctattaatatttattttttatttacttaaaaaatataataaaatattgagtatgCATATGCCTACTGCAATCACTAGTAcatatagttatattttatgtCTAAGTAATTAAACGGATTGTATTTTAAcatttcaaatcttttttttgtctcttttattacaaacatcCCATATAGATAATACAGACAAACATTTCAAATTGATTGTAGACGAAAAACTTAAGTGGCTAATAAGTCCcaaattcttcttttcctATAGAGGTGCATTTTCAGGACAAAACCGTGAAACTCATACGAAGCCAAAGTGGAGACACCGATTGAATTGCAAGttgcattaataaataataaaattatttatttagtttgaaaGATTCTTTACACGTGACatgcatatattaaatagataaaaatataataagtttaGAATGAAAACCCAACATGTATCTATATTACAGATCTTATTGTATCTTACTTTATTTAGagagtgtttgcaaaaatttctatttttagagaagtaatttttacaaaaaaaaatttaaagttgcagtagaataaaaaatgagtagtgtttggagaaaaaatacttttaaaactaaacttaattgatttaaGGTTGTTTTGTCCCTATGtgttaaaagatatttttttttgctattatttcacttgttatttgtcactaataattatttttccataaaaaatcataaattttatttcaattagtatttcatatttatatttttaaaaatattaaaaaaccaCACCACATGAGATCCggacttatttttttatgatcattCGAAAAAAAGATTCATTTCTGGGACTCATTAAGATTCTTTCTTATAAAACTGGAGTTCCTTAAAGCAGACAGCGACAAAGTAGCAACATTTTTTTCTAGCCAAAAGGGGTGGAGTAGCCTAAGCAACTCTACAAGTCGTTCCCgcatatttataagaatatatttaatttaataatgctcccactaaataatataattgttcattTATACACAATAATGAACCTACAtgattgtaaaaaataattattttattaattaattaaataataatatatgaattaaataatataattaaatgatatagcacataaaatataaaaaatataaaatattaaatatatgaaagtgtaaatttaattattattaacatttaaattatttgaaactaCGATCAACtgtaaatatacaattttaaaaataaattaaaaatgataaagttgaattaagattattataatagagtaaaacaaataaaaaataaaattgaatttattttcaaaaaagcCAAAGCAGCTGAAAGCATCCGTAAGGTGCTTCTAACTTTTGGTTTAAAAGTGTTTTTCTTAACCGTTTAGAAGTAGAAGCTGACATCCCCAAAACTTTCTAAGTGTTTTTAAAGAgtcaaaagttgaaaaatatttttctgaagtGCGCGTAAACATTCtcttaatatataaacattattTGCACAGTacttttagataaattaaataagaaactTTGAACACACaccatatatttattaaattaatgaaataataattaaatttacaacagAGATACCaatctttttattgttttccaTCTGATATTACTCATTGCTAtgttctatttatttaaaatcgcataattttatccttgaacaaatacattaaaaaatatagtttaagtAAGTGAAAAATGAGATATTTTGGGCGTGTAGGCCACGTGGAGATGGGTTGTTGGACGCGTGGAGGGCAGTTGAGATGTGGTGTGGAGGAAACTCGGCGTACCAGATTCGTATTCACCGCGTGAGGATGGGGATGGATTGTGATTCGTAATGGGTTTGGGTGGGCTCCACCACCCGCTTATCCCTATCCTAATTTCTTTTGAATGGGAGGACAACCATAGAATCCGAATTTCCAGCACCtatttgaaaatagaaaaacaataaaaaaataaaaaaaaacagtagtttcggaaaataataataatactttaaaaatacaggAAAATGTTAAATGCAACAAAtagtctaaaaatatataagaaaaaattaaatcaacatcgataaaaaataaaaaaaacttataaaattaaatttaacctCACAagatgtcaatataatttaatttttgtggtaggataaattttgaatatttggacCTCCTTTTGTCAAATAGGCCGGTTGGTGTTGTTGACTTGATTAGCTTATTTGAGGGCACGGTCCAATTTCTTGAACCATCAATACCTCCATCCAACTCCTTATCCTATATCACAATTTCCAGCCCAActccattttaatttaaggGTCTGTGTTCCGACCCCGACTGCAAATGTGTAATTTCTTGTACTATTAGccttctttaaattattatttttttagactaaattttatataattacgattatttttcattaaatacttttaaatttattatttttgcattttatctGGAATTTGTTTatgctaattaattacaaaactgtgaatccaaatattataatcgtattgttttctaaattcaattattcaaaaaattaaatatctgacaatcaattattttaataatattccaTTATACAAGTATTGGGTTAGTTCTGTTTTCTAAGGTCTAAAATCCATAACTGGTCCCCCAATCTACCCCTACCTAATGAAAATCATCAAAGCTATAACACTgtacttaatatataaatgcataAAGATGAAAAGTTGCAATCATATTTGCGTTGCGTATGAATGCGGCAACAAAGGAAATGGAGATGGGATTCAAATCATTAGTGTTTTTGTCgcatgaaaattgataatatttttttaccctATGTAAAAGTATAAAGTTGCGTGTGTTGGCATTGCCATTCTCATTTCCCACGGGGAAATAgaatacattttaattaatttttctacgatatatatatatatatatatagtaaataatctagttaatttgtttgaaaattaattga encodes:
- the LOC105166570 gene encoding calcium-binding allergen Ole e 8-like encodes the protein MAANQNAISMPSLCLQNMEEVKRVFDRFDANGDGKISSDELGGVIEALGSETSADEVARMMEEIDTDKDGFISLEEFAVFCSADSDPSGGGNSEKELREAFDLYDQDHDGQISKTELHLILTRLGERCSVNDCSEMIRSVDSDGDGFVSFDEFRKMMTKN